Genomic DNA from Salvia miltiorrhiza cultivar Shanhuang (shh) chromosome 1, IMPLAD_Smil_shh, whole genome shotgun sequence:
GCGGCGACCCGGCGCTGGCAGCAGCCCCTTCCAGCAacctccagcagcagcagctccttgGCGAACTCGACGGTAGCAACAGCACCCGACGGCaacagcaacggcagcagcggcagtgcgccgcccgccgggcgcgcaccgcccctgccggtgGCTTCCAGCCCTCGCCCAGCACCTGCCCACCTTGCCTTCAGCGTCCAGACCGACCAAAGAACAGCAGCGGCCGCACGGTCGCCGATCTGGGCGCGCTGCGCACGGTGTGCacgcacccgcgcgcgcgctgcccctcggcgcccgcagcccctcgCTCCCGGTCACGAACGCCTCGCCTCGCCACGCCTCGCCACGGACCAGCAACCTCGGTGACAGCAGCACGCAGTAGCGCAGccgcctgaccaggcgcgcgcagcGCACGGTGCCGAAGCGCccgtgcgcgcgcggccctcggcgccgcGGCTGCCCGTGCCACACCGTGTCCGTGGCAACCTCCTTACACCTTCCTtgtcgttgattcgtcgtcatcctcgtttcgttcctcagttttacagatttacaacggaaaaacaaatacaattgaaaacctaatctaaccacggattttctcgtggtgaaaaacgattacaacgtccaacgacgtatcccacgaatcaacagaccacgaagaacaacagcagtaaaaacaacacacattattaatcgtacataaattaataatagagccaagaaattaatcttgggctctgataccaattgaaggaatattaaattgaattaatactcgattgcccgatgatcgtttcttggattattattaattcatcatacaacgattaaatcctaacatgctcctatgaatttaacagctgcacataggtgttaggaaaacttacttgagaatcggatgcacaaactgttgatgatcgcgtcgaaagaatctgactccagctctgatcttctcgactgtatcccgctcaattcccaacgttggatggacaacgagctatggaaattcccaagataGAATGGCCACACACATTTTCTGCGTCTCCCTCTGCtcttaaaaccctaatttttatcagtctattttcgtgagagctgacagctgtatttaataatacagaaaagatgAGGAGGCGCCAATCtctatgtgagggccgaaaatctgtcttcttgggctaggagacattgggccagcccagggaccagatacaaggaataaagatgggcctcaaataaattaatttatctatggtcagcccagaccataattaatttataaatatcagttcattccactagagaaccgatattgacttacccctttattgccggtgatgagtcggggcttgtatttagacttattaaatctccgtatttaaaatatccgacatccattaattaattagagctctgacagcttaaattaattaatctcttaataattccttaagcagtaccactcaaactttattattacgcctgaacttaatcaacctgcagggtttagcgtaataaaccttattgagctccttaaggggatgtcattatcctataccggatacgggtactaatatagataatcaaatatcatatattaaccgctatcacccaagatacagagtactcgagttagtatataactttcacccatagtaagtcaaagtgatatacgaattaatatatatatctgaatacttattagtattaagatttataagtcaccgagatctttattcttcacttaagtcagatagaagaatacatctcaaactatggtcctatcaatacgtaatgacgtaccagtatagataagtagccaagacaaactacttccatctatactgcagcctaaaccaataacttgtcctagagttatttcggctgtgatcatattatatctcttaaggttattccaattatatggtcttctgtgatctacaacacaccatataatctacttatacagagataaagaacatgcatatgcaatcatgaacataatcagataggagataagaatagtgaaaacaggaatcattgtatacaagcataaagttcttgctttcagtatacaaatccaacaggaggttcattccaaacatgagtCGTAGAAATATCTCTCGCAGCTTTAGCTAAGCAATGAGCAATAGCGTTTCTAACACGACGAACATTACACAAACGAATCTCTGGGTTAGAGGCCAAAACACGACAACAAGAATCAGCGAGAACACCTCTTTCATTGATAAGCCCCAAGTCCTTAGAAATGGCGTCACAGGCTACCTTGTTGTCACACTCCACCCAACCATGTAAATAACCCAAATTCTTCATCCAAGACAGCGCCTCCTTCACCCCCATGAGTTCTCCCTCCACAACATCCCTTCTACCCATCAACTTCATCGACTTACCAGCCACGAACTCCCCCGAATGGTTCCTAATCACGATACCAATCCCCATGGAATTATCGTGGGCGAAAAACGCCGCATCCACCCCACATCTCACCCATCCCACCGGAACAGTGTGCCAACCAGCACAGGAAAGATTGGTCGAAGGAGCAGCGCCAGCGAGCCCAATGACGAAGAGGTAGCACGCGCCTCCAACCATTCATCCTGACAGCTGATCGCCAATGCCACAGTGCGACTAGGAACCGGAATAGTACCCTCCCATACCGCCTTATTCCTATCCTTCCAAATATGCCACATAATCATACAAACCTTAGCAACCTGCACCCCATCAGTTAACTTCATAATGTGGAAGATAGCGTTTTTAAAAGAATCACAATTCACCCTCATAGAGGCCAACAAAATCGAAAAACCTCCATCCTCGCAGCAACGCTCCGCAAACGGGCAAGCAAAAAACACATGCCAAAGGTTTTCAAACCCCACTTTATAAACACCACACTCGCCGCCCACTTGCAATCCCCGCGACATGAGTTCCGCCTTCGAAGGAAGGTTTGCTTTAGCAGCTCTCCACATAAGAGATCTCACCTTCGGGGGAACAGATAGCTTCCAGATCTTAGCCCATGGCCCCTCCTCACCATAGCTGGGATCCAAGGTTAGGGAGCTCGCCAAACTATAAGCGGATTTGACCGTATAGCAGCCACTCGCAGAATAGTGCCCGATAGGCACGTCCACCCCTGACTCCGGGAAAATCAGAATGCTAACAATAGCCGCAACATCTTTCTCCGGCAGCAGCTGTTTAATATCCTCGATGATCCAGGAACCAGTAACCTCGTTGATAAGATCAGCCACACGCATATCCTCCAACCCCTGTGGAGGTGGGACCGAAACCCGAAAATTATGATCCCGACGCAGCCacgggtctttgaaaaccctcACCCCAGTACGCGAACCAATCCTCCAACGAACACCTCTCTTTACAAGGTCCTGAGCCGAATGAATGCTTCTCCACGTGAAACTAGGATTATATCCTAATTTAGCAGTGAGAAAGTTGCCATTGGGATAGTACTTAGCTCGCAAAACACGGCTTACAAGAGCGTCGGGGTCATGCAACAGCCGCCACCCCGTTTTTCCCAGCATAACAGCGTTGAAGATTTGAAAACTCCGGAAACCCATGCCTCCAATCTGTTTATCCACACAAAGCTCATGCCAGCTCATCCAGTTTATGCCCCGACCACCTCCCGCCTTGTTACTCCACCAAAATTTATTTAACATCCTCTCCATATCGTCCGTGAGTCCCGTAGGAATGGCAAAAATTGCCATGCAAAAAGAGGGAATAGCCTGCGCCACTGCCTTTATAAGAACCTCCTTCCCCGCCTTCGATAACTTCTTACCACTCCACCCCTGGACTTTATTCCACAATCTCTCCCGCAAGTACTGAAAGATTTCCTTCTTATTACGACCAATAAGAGAATGAAGTCCGAGATACCGGCCAGTATTAAGCGGAGACCACACTCCAAGTAACTGGGAGAGCGAGTCGCGATCATCTGGCAGAACATTTGAACTAAACATAATACCAGACTTATGGTAATTAATACCCTGCCCTGAAGCTCTCTCATAATCGCCGAGAAGTCTCTTCAAGTTAGTGCACTCCAACACCGATGCTCGACAAAAAAAGACGCAGTCATCTGCAAACATCAAATGCGAAATCGTCGGGCCCCCACGGTTGATTTGAATCCCATGCAAATTCCCCCTAGCCATCTCATAATTTATAATGGCCGATAAACCCTCAGCACAAAGAATGAACAAGTACGGGGAGAGGGGGTCCCCTTGACGTAGACCACGTCCCGGCATAATAGGACCAACCAACGACCCATTCACAAGCACATCATAAGAGACtagagatggcaatggatccgagacccggtccagatccgcggatccagacCCTATTTTTCGGATTTGGACCTTGCAAAATTTGGACCCGGCGGATCTGGACTGGATCTGGACCACTCTCTAAAATATCAGATCCGGATCTGGAGTAGATGTTAGaaaacccagatccggtccagatccagatctggACCatgttatatttaaatatataatatttttattttttattttttatccaaCCCTAATCTAAACCTAAAAGTCTAACTTCACAATTAGAATTCCTAATTTCCTACTTCTCGGCCCAGCCTCCTAGCACCCACCCCCAGCGCCGCTTCTCTCCACTCTCCAGATCTCGGCCACTCGGCCCCTCCAACGCAGTCCCGTGTCCACC
This window encodes:
- the LOC131015604 gene encoding uncharacterized protein LOC131015604; the encoded protein is MASWGFPEMAQMFHLLNRQAPSAGPAGHNEYPKLELQGVGPSLCDSYSVSDDNGNWRLTGFYGFPDRSCRRDSWNLLRRLAGVNSLPWVVIGDFNDLLDPGDKRGHAPHPNWLFTGFREGMIDSGIMDIALAGYQFTWSRGLGSQNFVEERLDRAMANDSWKALFPQVVLSPVTAPISDHVHLLLKCVAPTANLIRRRFRFENKWRIKRRLEATITELCGKVDPASIDKLRKTKKDLASILAREEEHWKQRAKQFWLKDGDQNTKFFHSMASARRKVNPISRLQRNDGSWATTLEDLRITAKEYDVLSRIRPCIDESKNKDLTRPFVVKEFTDALSQMHPDKSPGPDGFNPKFYQRFWGVLGKDIFQSCCDWLNAGAFPPQLNRTIISLIPKVLCNRLKSSLPFLIDRAQSTFVEGRLIHDNILIAFETIHTMKKKVRGRYGTVALKIDISKAYDRVCWDYLEAVLEKLGFCSKWRGWMSMCIRTRVVQIQSRSAGSKFCKVQIRKIGSGSADLDRVSDPLPSLVSYDVLVNGSLVGPIMPGRGLRQGDPLSPYLFILCAEGLSAIINYEMARGNLHGIQINRGGPTISHLMFADDCVFFCRASVLECTNLKRLLGDYERASGQGINYHKSGIMFSSNVLPDDRDSLSQLLGVWSPLNTGRYLGLHSLIGRNKKEIFQYLRERLWNKVQGWSGKKLSKAGKEVLIKAVAQAIPSFCMAIFAIPTGLTDDMERMLNKFWWSNKAGGGRGINWMSWHELCVDKQIGGMGFRSFQIFNAVMLGKTGWRLLHDPDALVSRVLRAKYYPNGNFLTAKLGYNPSFTWRSIHSAQDLVKRGVRWRIGSRTGVRVFKDPWLRRDHNFRVSVPPPQGLEDMRVADLINEVTGSWIIEDIKQLLPEKDVAAIVSILIFPESGVDVPIGHYSASGCYTVKSAYSLASSLTLDPSYGEEGPWAKIWKLSVPPKVRSLMWRAAKANLPSKAELMSRGLQVGGECGVYKVGFENLWHVFFACPFAERCCEDGGFSILLASMRVNCDSFKNAIFHIMKLTDGVQVAKVCMIMWHIWKDRNKAVWEGTIPVPSRTVALAISCQDEWLEARATSSSLGSLALLLRPIFPVLVGTLFRWDG